The region TTCCACGGTATTATAAGTTATGCAAACCTCAGAAGACTGGATGATTATGCTTTTGCAAAGTCTGTAGATACAGCACACTTCATCTCATAGTTACAGCTCAAACTGCCTCACAAATGCTTCGATATTGGCTCAGCCTCAGCAGCTCTCTGGTGTGCAAGACTCACCGAAGCCTTTGATTACATTCTATATTAGACCCGAGATCTCCACAGGATGGCCAGCTCAGTAGACTGATCTCAGCAGGTTAACCACTTACATATTTCAGTCATTCACACAAAGGCTCATTCTGTTCCAGTGCTGTTTTAATTGAGCACCAGGAGTCGCCATCAGGCCCCGATCCAACTCCTGGGATTGCAAACCATGTTCTCCAGAACAGATGTTCAGCAACGGTCGACTGCATTTGCCTCTGCTGAGACACTTCCAAAATTGGGGtttgcagaaatgccatagaagaaccattttggttccccaaagagcAGTTTTTCCATTGTAAAAAAACCTTTTCTGGAACCATAGATACCAATAGAGTGTGTGGCTGAGAAACACATGTCTGGATTGACAGGAGCTATGACCACTGAAAGTACAGACAGATCCCTGATAGTTTTCCCTAATGTTCCTCTCAGGAAGACATCTTCTGTGAATCAGTCATCCATAGGCTGTAGGACTTCAAATCTGCCTGATGTTTGCTGGGACTTTGAGCTTAGTTTGGCTGTGGTGTTGATGGTCTTGGCTGGGATTTTGATCTTGGCATTGCTGTACTGGGTGCTCCTGCTGCGCCACAGGCTCCGCGTCGCTCAGGCTGGGAACACTCTGGAATACTTTGGTTTCTACCACATGGCTCAGTATGATCTAAAAGAGCTGCCCGTAGTGACCCCTTCTCTTCCCTCCCCACCTCCACCTGttcctccacctcctcctcttcaCGTCACTCCACCTCCACCGCCCGTGTTGTATATGTCCACCCCCATCATCCACACCACCCCACCCAGCCCTCACCCGTCATGTGGAGCCAGCTCGGACGCAGAGGTGTATTCGCGGATCGGAGTCCTTCGACCCACAAGACCCTCCAGTGTGAGTCAGACCCAGGTGATCCTGTTTGAACACTCTGCTCTTTGACGGACTGATGCTTTCAAGTACAAGCACAGCTGTCTTCATTTCAGCTGTTTAAAGTCGTGTGGATATTTTGGGctgttttgtcttatttaaaGTGTCTGGGGTAGATCAGACAATCACTCTCTTTTTTAAGTacgttcatgtttttttttagatgtgtTACATTTAAAAGCTTTCATATGTGTTTCCTATGTTAGGAAAAGTAACAGGAAAAGGGTTTGTTTTGAAACAAACATATTGCTCTTTTTCCTGAATCTGCCTTTGTAATTTCCTTTAAAGGGTGGGATTTCCTGAGGAGACTTTCCATTGCTTTGTTCCTCTCTGCCTCTTAGGATTTTAATGTTCAATGTTCTTTTACTCTCACTGTCTTAGCAAATATACTTTAGgttaatatcaaataaataagtctAAAAATAATTCcgtattataaaataaataaatgtatacacacactaccattaaaaagtttgaggttggtgtgattttttattttattttatttttttgaaagaagcttCCTATGCTCACAGGGCTGTATCAGTGAAATCAGTCAAATATTGTgacatattttctattttaaactataatttATTCCTTCCTGTGACTGCAAAGCAgagttttcagcagccattactctttagtgtcacatgatccttttaatatgctgatttgggtCTGaagaaacaatttttattattatcaatgttgaaaatgttttcttaaaaCCATAATTCTGTAACCAAAACACAGTAAATAAATGCTTCAGTTGCAGTAGCTGTGTAAATTACAACACATCGCAGCTGTGCCCTGTGTCGTCTCTGAAATGAATATGTTGTTCATGTACAAACATTCTAAGGCCACAAAGTGTATCTGAATAATTGATGACCCTCTACCATTTCCTTTTCTCATAATGTATAATTTAGCATTGTGAAATAGCTGCGGGAGGAATATGATAATTGTGGAGCAAAAGTTCACGACCTTGTTTTTGAACTGAAAACTTGCAgtggattttatattttactcagTGAATATAAGTGgtctaaataatattttccaaACATTTGATGTATTTAAATCAACGATTAAGACATTGTATGCTATTCACAGCTATAATATGACTTAATTATTCAGTCATAGTTAATTTGATGTGCAAGTTCTATTGTCCTGTTTAATTGCTGTATAGGTCTGCCTGTGTATATGATAAAAGAAAGCGGTCATTTTTGTTTAGAAAATGAGTTTGCAATGATACTCTTAATTTCAATATCACTTTTGATTGTCTGCAAAAACATaccagaacaaaaaaaaaaaaaacagattagaACATATTTCTCTGACGTGTCTTTAAGCAAACAAAATTTGTCACTTGAAGTGTTTGTCAAAATAAAGCAATATATTTTTCAACACTGAGAATATTTTATGGATAATATAGGAGTCAGTTCCATCCAATATTGCATATGTGCATGATTGCATGCGTGAgtgtcttttatttttacaccaagctgcatgtttgtgctTTGTGCTTGACAGTCTAAAACTTTTGATAGTAGGAAAca is a window of Onychostoma macrolepis isolate SWU-2019 chromosome 21, ASM1243209v1, whole genome shotgun sequence DNA encoding:
- the LOC131528839 gene encoding uncharacterized protein LOC131528839, whose translation is MSGLTGAMTTESTDRSLIVFPNVPLRKTSSVNQSSIGCRTSNLPDVCWDFELSLAVVLMVLAGILILALLYWVLLLRHRLRVAQAGNTLEYFGFYHMAQYDLKELPVVTPSLPSPPPPVPPPPPLHVTPPPPPVLYMSTPIIHTTPPSPHPSCGASSDAEVYSRIGVLRPTRPSSVSQTQVILFEHSAL